One stretch of Roseimicrobium sp. ORNL1 DNA includes these proteins:
- a CDS encoding MFS transporter, translating into MSSSTLSEAPTPVPEKTATSTAEQTVFAVLFAISFSHLLNDTIQALIPSLYPLLKESQGLTFGQLGMVTLTFQCTASLLQPLVGLYTDRRPLPYSLAVGMGLTLVGLLMLSQAHNYSMIIVSAALVGMGSAVFHPEASRVAHMAAGRSRGLAQSVFQVGGNAGSALGPLLAALFIVPRGQGHVAWFSLVAGLGMFVLWHIGTWVSRRLQHQRRNPAASSLKPLKLLPTKVIVYSLLVLVALTFSKYVYLVSLTNYYTFYLMERFHVSVQASQIYLFAFLFAVAVGTIAGGPIGDRIGRKRVIWVSILGVAPFSLWLPYASLPVTVVLTVIIGLVLASAFSAILVYAQELLPGKVGLIAGLFFGLAFGIAGIGAAVLGKVADHVGIIDVFHGCAWLPLIGMLTIFLPNIEGSRKK; encoded by the coding sequence ATGTCTTCCTCAACCCTCAGTGAAGCACCCACGCCGGTGCCTGAAAAGACCGCGACCTCTACCGCGGAGCAGACGGTCTTTGCAGTGCTGTTCGCCATCAGTTTCTCGCACCTATTGAATGACACCATCCAGGCGCTCATTCCCTCCCTGTATCCACTGCTCAAAGAGAGTCAGGGACTGACCTTTGGCCAGCTCGGCATGGTCACGCTCACCTTCCAGTGTACGGCATCTCTGCTGCAACCGCTGGTGGGCTTGTACACGGACAGGCGCCCCTTGCCCTATTCGCTGGCCGTGGGCATGGGTCTCACGCTGGTGGGATTGCTGATGCTGTCCCAAGCGCATAACTACTCGATGATCATCGTGTCTGCCGCGTTGGTGGGCATGGGTTCGGCGGTGTTCCACCCGGAAGCCTCACGCGTGGCGCACATGGCAGCGGGACGCAGCCGTGGCCTGGCGCAGTCTGTCTTCCAAGTGGGTGGCAATGCGGGCAGTGCACTCGGTCCCTTGCTGGCAGCGCTGTTCATCGTGCCGCGAGGACAGGGACACGTGGCGTGGTTCTCGCTGGTGGCGGGCCTGGGCATGTTTGTGCTGTGGCACATTGGCACCTGGGTGTCGCGGCGCTTGCAACATCAGCGTCGCAATCCTGCTGCATCGAGCTTGAAGCCGCTGAAGCTGCTGCCCACGAAAGTTATTGTGTATTCGCTGCTGGTGCTCGTGGCGCTGACCTTCTCCAAGTACGTGTATCTGGTCAGCCTCACGAACTATTACACGTTCTATCTGATGGAGCGCTTCCACGTCTCCGTGCAGGCCTCGCAGATCTACTTGTTCGCCTTCCTCTTCGCGGTGGCGGTGGGTACGATTGCCGGTGGTCCCATTGGCGACCGCATCGGCAGGAAGCGGGTGATCTGGGTTTCCATCCTGGGCGTGGCGCCGTTCTCCCTGTGGCTGCCGTATGCCAGCCTGCCAGTAACGGTGGTGCTCACGGTGATCATTGGCCTGGTGCTGGCCTCGGCGTTCTCCGCCATCCTCGTGTATGCGCAGGAGTTGCTGCCGGGGAAGGTGGGACTCATCGCTGGTCTCTTCTTTGGTCTCGCCTTCGGCATTGCGGGGATCGGTGCTGCAGTGCTGGGCAAGGTGGCAGACCATGTGGGCATCATCGATGTCTTCCACGGCTGCGCATGGCTGCCGCTGATTGGCATGCTGACCATCTTCCTGCCGAACATTGAAGGCAGCAGAAAGAAGTAA
- a CDS encoding helix-turn-helix domain-containing protein, which produces MNRRAFPEFGMSESQQEDLRQQGIVVIPFMDSLAQDPRRIRPHYHDFFQIFILVGKAEVMHDFQEFSASGTTVVFMTPGQVHTARPAKGMRGTTVSFTQAFFDGGAPPPSRLFDYPFFFPAEAKPWLTVPHREAAPILEMFSELQREFNADLSGAAEVLRAQLHILLVRMDRLYARLHPRRHVSRAGMLARQFHLHVELHFRTLHEVSDYARLLGVTTNHLHDVVREENGVSAGHIIRDRRLLDAKRQLSHSELDVSEIAYDLGFKDPSYFSRFFRRETKRTPAEFREEIREKYQR; this is translated from the coding sequence ATGAACCGCCGTGCTTTTCCGGAGTTTGGGATGAGTGAGTCCCAGCAGGAGGACTTGCGTCAGCAGGGCATTGTGGTGATTCCCTTCATGGACTCCCTGGCGCAGGATCCGCGGCGCATCCGGCCGCACTATCATGACTTCTTCCAGATCTTCATCCTCGTGGGCAAGGCGGAGGTCATGCATGACTTTCAGGAGTTCAGTGCGAGTGGCACCACGGTGGTCTTCATGACGCCGGGGCAGGTGCACACGGCGCGGCCAGCGAAGGGCATGCGTGGCACCACGGTTTCCTTCACCCAGGCGTTCTTTGATGGTGGTGCACCTCCGCCCAGCCGGCTCTTTGACTATCCCTTCTTCTTCCCTGCGGAGGCGAAGCCGTGGCTCACGGTGCCGCATCGTGAAGCGGCTCCGATTCTGGAGATGTTCTCGGAGTTGCAGCGGGAGTTCAATGCAGACCTATCCGGTGCGGCCGAGGTGTTGCGCGCGCAGTTACATATCCTGCTGGTGCGGATGGATCGCCTCTATGCACGGCTGCATCCGCGGCGTCATGTTTCACGGGCGGGCATGCTGGCGCGGCAGTTTCACCTTCATGTGGAGCTGCACTTTCGCACCCTGCATGAGGTGTCTGACTACGCACGCCTTCTTGGCGTGACGACCAATCACCTTCACGATGTGGTGCGTGAGGAAAATGGTGTGTCGGCTGGACACATCATCCGTGACCGCCGATTGCTGGATGCGAAGCGGCAGCTCTCCCATTCTGAGCTCGATGTATCCGAGATTGCGTACGACCTGGGGTTCAAAGACCCCTCGTATTTCTCCCGTTTCTTCCGCCGCGAAACGAAACGGACCCCGGCTGAGTTCCGGGAGGAGATCCGAGAAAAGTACCAGCGATAG
- a CDS encoding amidohydrolase family protein, with product MNRRHFLRSTSLATAGLATASSSLPPSASAAAPYPIIDTHVHFYDPKRAGGVPWPPQNSPLYRTVLPDDWAKLAAPHGVTATVVVEASPLVEDNQWILDIASEDKRIVGLVGNLDPMAAEFAANIKRFVVNPLFCGIRNRRPNAELPDLVGQPQFIKSMQLMADKGLELDVNGPMDSQGEATAKLAETISDLRIVINHLGASGDPKSLRPGWKEGIKRASENLNVYCKVSALVEQTKAEYGKAPKDTAYYLPILDHLWECFGEDRLIYGSNWPVSDKGAGYDVVFRIVKEYFTSKGEDAARKYFYRNSEKAYRWVAR from the coding sequence ATGAACCGCCGCCACTTTCTCCGCAGCACCTCCCTCGCCACGGCCGGGCTCGCCACAGCGTCTTCCTCACTTCCCCCCTCAGCGTCAGCGGCTGCGCCCTATCCCATCATTGATACACATGTGCATTTCTATGACCCGAAGCGTGCCGGTGGCGTGCCGTGGCCACCGCAGAACTCGCCTCTCTACCGCACGGTGCTGCCTGATGACTGGGCCAAGCTAGCCGCGCCACACGGTGTGACCGCCACCGTAGTAGTGGAGGCCAGTCCGCTCGTGGAGGACAACCAGTGGATCCTCGACATCGCGTCCGAAGACAAGCGCATCGTAGGCCTCGTGGGAAATCTCGATCCCATGGCCGCGGAGTTCGCCGCCAATATCAAGCGCTTCGTGGTCAATCCGCTCTTCTGCGGCATTCGTAACCGCCGCCCAAACGCCGAGCTCCCGGACCTGGTGGGGCAGCCGCAGTTCATCAAATCGATGCAGCTCATGGCGGACAAGGGACTCGAACTCGATGTGAATGGCCCCATGGACTCGCAGGGCGAGGCTACCGCGAAGCTGGCGGAGACGATCTCGGATCTCCGCATCGTGATCAATCACCTCGGTGCCTCCGGTGATCCCAAGTCCCTGCGCCCCGGATGGAAGGAAGGCATCAAGCGAGCTTCTGAAAATCTGAACGTGTACTGCAAGGTGAGTGCCCTCGTGGAGCAGACGAAGGCAGAGTATGGCAAGGCTCCCAAGGACACGGCCTATTATCTGCCCATCCTCGATCACCTGTGGGAGTGCTTCGGTGAGGATCGTCTCATCTATGGCAGCAACTGGCCCGTGAGTGACAAGGGTGCGGGGTATGATGTTGTCTTCCGCATTGTGAAGGAGTACTTCACCTCGAAAGGCGAGGACGCGGCACGGAAGTACTTTTATCGGAACTCGGAGAAAGCGTACCGGTGGGTGGCGAGGTGA
- a CDS encoding amidohydrolase, with amino-acid sequence MRPHLLTLASALLPLLPTALGAAPALILHGGKVITVDDKFSIHQAIAIEDGKILAVGSDAEVTALKGPDTQVLNLEGKTVMPGLMDSHVHPRAALTEFDHEMPIMESIQDVLDYIAMRAKAAPEGSGIVVSQVFITRLKEQRYPTRAELDSVAPNHPVSFATGPDAMLNSLALQMSGITKDFKITDGGPGKVELDPTTGEPTGLLREMGRFIKVKQTTKSPTPAQVYERTIELFRDYNSVGLTTVCDRGASADSIARYESMLKKGDLTVRMRCSHTFSSGGMWRTIEQSIDQVLQNPLTKGDDMLRIVGTKIWLDGGMLTGSAYMREPWGVSKIYGISDPAFKGTLNVPPDKLRQMIDKVTSAGLQFTAHSVGDGAVHELLDAYEEINTKHSIRDTRSCITHSNFMSKEDVERAAKLGVMMDIQPIWLHLDSRTLLAQFGQDRTRWFQPLKTIFETGGIVGGGSDHMQKIGSFRSVNPYNPWLGMWIAITRKARHLDAPMHPEEALTREQAIRFYTVNNAKILFLEQVTGTLEKGKAADLILVDRDPLICPIDDLPKTTVLKTWLQGKLVHEAKAN; translated from the coding sequence ATGCGTCCGCATCTCCTCACGCTGGCTTCCGCACTCCTGCCCCTTCTGCCCACGGCACTCGGCGCTGCCCCCGCCCTCATCCTGCACGGTGGCAAGGTCATCACGGTGGATGACAAGTTCTCCATCCACCAGGCCATTGCCATTGAAGATGGAAAGATTCTCGCAGTTGGCAGCGATGCCGAGGTAACAGCACTCAAGGGTCCGGACACGCAGGTGCTCAATCTGGAAGGCAAGACCGTGATGCCCGGGCTCATGGATTCACACGTGCATCCGCGCGCGGCGCTGACGGAGTTCGATCACGAGATGCCCATCATGGAGTCCATCCAGGACGTGCTGGACTACATTGCCATGAGAGCGAAGGCCGCGCCAGAGGGCTCGGGCATCGTGGTCAGCCAGGTCTTCATTACGCGACTCAAGGAACAACGATATCCCACCCGCGCAGAGCTGGACTCCGTGGCACCGAATCATCCTGTGAGCTTTGCCACCGGCCCGGATGCGATGCTGAACTCGCTCGCGCTGCAGATGAGCGGCATCACCAAGGACTTCAAGATCACGGATGGTGGTCCCGGCAAAGTGGAACTGGATCCGACCACGGGTGAACCCACCGGCCTGCTGCGGGAGATGGGACGCTTCATCAAGGTGAAGCAGACAACGAAATCCCCCACCCCGGCACAGGTCTATGAGCGGACCATTGAGCTCTTCCGCGACTACAACAGCGTGGGCCTCACCACCGTGTGCGATCGCGGCGCCAGCGCGGACTCCATCGCCCGGTATGAATCCATGCTGAAGAAGGGAGACCTCACCGTGCGCATGCGCTGTTCCCACACCTTCAGCAGCGGCGGCATGTGGCGCACCATCGAGCAGAGCATCGATCAGGTGCTACAGAATCCGCTGACCAAAGGCGATGACATGCTGCGCATCGTCGGCACGAAGATCTGGCTGGATGGCGGCATGCTGACCGGCAGTGCCTACATGCGGGAACCCTGGGGAGTGAGCAAGATCTACGGCATCAGCGATCCCGCCTTCAAGGGTACGCTGAATGTGCCGCCGGACAAGCTGCGCCAGATGATTGACAAGGTCACCAGCGCCGGCCTGCAATTCACCGCGCACAGCGTGGGTGACGGCGCGGTGCATGAGTTGCTGGATGCCTATGAGGAGATCAACACGAAGCACTCCATCCGCGACACGCGCTCCTGCATCACGCACAGCAATTTCATGAGCAAGGAGGACGTCGAGCGCGCGGCGAAGCTCGGGGTGATGATGGACATCCAGCCCATCTGGCTGCATCTGGACTCACGCACGCTGCTGGCCCAGTTCGGCCAGGACCGCACACGCTGGTTCCAACCGCTGAAGACCATCTTCGAAACCGGCGGCATCGTCGGTGGTGGTAGCGACCACATGCAGAAGATTGGCTCCTTCCGCTCGGTGAATCCCTACAATCCCTGGCTGGGCATGTGGATTGCCATCACGCGAAAGGCACGTCACCTCGATGCTCCCATGCATCCTGAGGAAGCGCTCACTCGCGAGCAGGCGATTCGTTTCTACACGGTGAACAATGCGAAGATCCTCTTCCTGGAGCAGGTCACGGGCACCCTGGAGAAGGGCAAGGCCGCAGACTTGATTCTCGTGGATCGCGATCCGCTGATCTGTCCCATCGATGACCTGCCCAAGACCACTGTCCTCAAGACATGGCTGCAGGGCAAGCTGGTGCACGAAGCCAAGGCAAACTAA
- a CDS encoding arginine deiminase-related protein, with protein MHRMLLCPPEFYEVRYEINAWMSLADAPDHELAVKQWEGLRECLLGIGCAVDCLPPQSGWPDMVFTANAGVVRGTSVLLSNFRHEERAGESPWNALWFQQHGYEVARIPAHLAFEGEGDALQCGKVWVCGYGFRTDEKAHRWVEDWAREPVVSVHLVDPHFYHLDTCFCPLREDFALLHPEAFDSIGQNAIRTLIPELIEVTGEEARRFACNAIVSGSHILLPEGCEQTEHRLQDHGYQTHALAMSEFIKAGGACKCLALVLE; from the coding sequence ATGCACCGGATGCTGTTATGTCCTCCGGAGTTCTATGAAGTCCGGTACGAGATCAATGCGTGGATGAGCCTGGCCGATGCCCCTGACCACGAGCTTGCAGTGAAGCAGTGGGAAGGACTGCGCGAATGCCTGCTGGGTATCGGTTGCGCAGTGGATTGCCTGCCACCACAATCCGGCTGGCCGGACATGGTCTTCACTGCGAATGCTGGCGTAGTGCGCGGAACCAGCGTGCTTCTGAGCAATTTCCGCCACGAGGAGCGCGCCGGGGAATCTCCGTGGAATGCACTGTGGTTCCAGCAGCACGGTTATGAGGTCGCTCGCATTCCCGCGCATCTAGCCTTCGAAGGAGAAGGCGACGCCTTGCAGTGCGGCAAGGTCTGGGTCTGCGGCTACGGCTTCCGCACAGATGAAAAGGCACATCGCTGGGTGGAGGATTGGGCTCGCGAGCCTGTGGTGAGTGTGCACCTCGTGGACCCTCACTTCTACCATCTGGACACCTGCTTCTGCCCTCTGCGTGAAGACTTCGCGTTATTGCATCCCGAGGCCTTCGACTCCATCGGGCAAAATGCCATTCGCACCCTGATCCCAGAGCTCATTGAGGTCACCGGAGAAGAAGCGCGGCGCTTTGCCTGCAACGCCATCGTATCCGGTTCCCACATACTGCTGCCGGAGGGATGTGAACAAACAGAACATCGACTGCAGGACCACGGCTACCAGACGCATGCGCTGGCGATGAGTGAGTTCATCAAAGCGGGTGGTGCCTGCAAATGCCTGGCTCTCGTACTGGAGTGA
- a CDS encoding YbaK/EbsC family protein, whose amino-acid sequence MLAQKLKDFLDQKKVKYITIAHSPAFTTQEVAQSAHVPGRIMAKTVMVIIDDALAMAVLPSNHRVMLDDLRDVTGTEDVRLAREDEFKSFFPDCEAGAMPPFGNLYDMSVYVSPLLADETEIAFNAGSHTEIIKMLYRDFERLVSPRVANFTT is encoded by the coding sequence ATGCTTGCTCAGAAACTCAAAGATTTCCTCGATCAGAAGAAGGTGAAGTACATCACCATCGCGCACTCTCCGGCGTTCACCACGCAGGAAGTGGCCCAGTCCGCGCACGTGCCTGGCCGTATCATGGCCAAGACCGTGATGGTCATCATCGATGACGCGCTCGCCATGGCCGTGCTGCCATCCAATCACCGGGTCATGCTTGATGACCTGCGCGATGTCACCGGCACGGAAGATGTGCGCCTCGCGCGCGAAGATGAGTTCAAGAGCTTCTTCCCCGATTGCGAAGCCGGCGCAATGCCTCCCTTCGGCAATCTGTATGATATGTCCGTGTATGTGTCCCCGCTGCTGGCGGATGAGACCGAGATCGCCTTCAATGCGGGCTCGCACACGGAGATCATCAAGATGCTCTACCGCGACTTCGAGCGCCTCGTGTCCCCACGTGTGGCGAACTTCACGACTTGA
- a CDS encoding aldehyde dehydrogenase family protein: MDACLQRLGLSAWNDGVFDGAWSGRGETLESISPIDGEVIARVRQADAGDCERAIARAQEAFLKWRTTPAPVRGETVRRLGNALRHHKADLGRLVTLEMGKILAEGEGEVQEMIDICDFAVGLSRQLHGLTIASERPSHRLMEQWHPLGIIGVITAFNFPVAVWSWNAALAAVCGDSVVWKPSSHTPLCAIAVTKIAAQVCHETGADPAIFTLLCGPAEEAGARMVEDRRLPLISATGSCAMGRKLAQQVHARLGRTLLELGGNNAVIVTPSADLDLAVRAIFFGAVGTAGQRCTSTRRVIAHESIASALKERLLRAYREVRIGNPLDADTLMGPLINRQAVASMIHAIRRLKREGGTVLCGGKILHTDTATVLAIEHLSDEGGMFLPEDDELLREDAYPGGCYVTPCIAEVAPEMPIVQEETFAPLLYFMTYEHFGDALTMHNDVPQGLSSAIFTNDFREAEQFLSVVGSDCGIANVNAGTSGAEIGGAFGGEKDTGGGRESGSDAWKNYMRRQTNTINYGKDMPLAQGIKFGGDSEQ, translated from the coding sequence ATGGATGCCTGCCTCCAGCGTCTTGGATTGTCCGCATGGAATGATGGCGTCTTCGATGGGGCGTGGAGCGGCCGGGGGGAAACGCTGGAGAGTATCTCGCCGATTGACGGCGAGGTCATTGCCCGGGTGAGACAGGCAGACGCGGGTGATTGTGAGCGTGCCATTGCGCGAGCGCAGGAGGCATTCCTGAAGTGGCGCACCACTCCGGCACCGGTGCGCGGGGAAACGGTGCGCCGGCTGGGCAATGCGTTGCGCCATCACAAGGCAGACCTAGGAAGACTGGTGACGCTGGAGATGGGCAAAATTCTTGCGGAAGGCGAGGGCGAGGTGCAGGAGATGATTGATATCTGTGACTTCGCAGTCGGCTTATCACGCCAGCTTCACGGATTGACCATCGCCTCCGAGCGCCCCAGCCATCGGCTGATGGAGCAGTGGCATCCATTGGGCATCATCGGAGTGATTACCGCCTTCAATTTTCCCGTAGCCGTCTGGTCGTGGAATGCTGCGCTGGCAGCGGTGTGCGGCGACTCTGTGGTGTGGAAGCCCTCCAGCCACACACCACTGTGTGCCATCGCGGTGACGAAGATTGCCGCACAAGTGTGTCATGAGACTGGGGCAGATCCCGCCATCTTCACCCTGCTCTGTGGACCGGCGGAAGAGGCAGGCGCGAGGATGGTGGAGGACCGCAGGCTGCCGCTGATCTCGGCCACGGGGTCCTGCGCCATGGGCCGGAAGCTGGCCCAGCAGGTACATGCGAGACTGGGCCGCACCTTGCTGGAACTTGGAGGGAACAACGCTGTGATCGTGACACCCAGCGCGGATCTCGATTTGGCGGTGCGAGCCATCTTCTTCGGCGCCGTGGGAACCGCGGGACAGCGCTGCACCTCCACGCGTCGCGTGATCGCGCACGAGTCCATTGCCAGCGCGCTGAAGGAGCGGCTGCTGCGCGCGTACAGGGAGGTGCGAATTGGGAACCCGCTGGATGCAGATACCCTCATGGGCCCTCTCATCAACCGTCAGGCCGTGGCTTCCATGATCCATGCCATCCGCCGATTGAAACGCGAAGGCGGCACGGTGTTGTGTGGCGGCAAGATTCTACACACGGATACCGCCACGGTGCTGGCTATCGAGCATCTGTCTGATGAGGGTGGGATGTTCCTGCCTGAGGATGATGAATTGCTGCGGGAGGATGCCTATCCCGGTGGTTGCTACGTGACACCCTGCATCGCTGAGGTCGCACCCGAAATGCCGATTGTTCAGGAGGAGACCTTTGCGCCACTGCTGTACTTCATGACGTACGAGCACTTCGGGGATGCTTTGACGATGCATAACGATGTGCCCCAAGGTCTGAGCTCGGCGATTTTCACCAATGACTTCCGGGAGGCGGAACAGTTCCTCAGCGTGGTGGGGAGTGATTGCGGCATTGCCAATGTGAACGCGGGCACCAGTGGAGCAGAAATCGGAGGCGCCTTTGGCGGAGAGAAGGACACCGGCGGCGGCAGGGAAAGCGGCTCCGATGCATGGAAGAACTACATGCGCCGGCAGACGAACACCATCAACTATGGCAAGGACATGCCGCTGGCCCAGGGCATCAAATTTGGCGGCGACTCAGAGCAGTGA
- the lat gene encoding L-lysine 6-transaminase, whose amino-acid sequence MSARRHIAPAEALRTLGQHILLDGFGIVLDLEKSKGCNVVDAATGRTILDLYGCFGSLPLGFNHPGMHRPEVERDLLVAARAKAANSDVYSTLYAEFVRTFRDVAGLPPLERYFFIEGGALAVENALKAAMDWKVRKNLAAGRGERGTAILHFEQAFHGRSGYTLSLTNTDPVKTAHFAKFPWPRVAAPALDFNLAESDREKDAARKEAQCEAVLRNVVERDHEDIAAIIIEPIQGEGGDRHFSAAWLRALRKVCDEHDILLIFDEVQTGGGTTGRMWCCQHFGVLPDLLAFGKKVQACGVMAGPRLDEVPDNVFRLSGRINSTWGGSLVDMVRATHVLRLIEQEGLLEHAAFVGDKFLEALRIFSSVHPVITAVRGRGLMIAFDLPTRQIRDEFYKGLYDLGLLALRSGERSIRFRPALDLPESAIDRTIEILEKQCRRTSLPVV is encoded by the coding sequence ATGAGTGCACGCAGGCATATTGCCCCGGCGGAAGCTCTCCGCACGCTGGGCCAGCACATCCTTCTGGATGGATTTGGCATTGTCCTGGACCTTGAGAAGAGCAAGGGCTGCAATGTGGTGGATGCTGCTACGGGGCGGACCATCCTGGACCTGTATGGATGTTTCGGCTCGCTGCCCCTCGGATTCAATCACCCCGGGATGCATCGTCCCGAGGTTGAACGGGATCTATTGGTGGCCGCCCGGGCGAAGGCGGCGAACTCGGATGTGTATTCCACGCTGTACGCCGAGTTCGTCCGCACCTTCCGCGACGTCGCCGGACTGCCTCCGTTGGAGCGGTACTTCTTCATTGAAGGCGGGGCTCTCGCCGTGGAGAATGCCCTGAAGGCAGCCATGGACTGGAAGGTGCGGAAGAATCTGGCTGCAGGCCGTGGTGAGCGCGGCACGGCCATTTTGCATTTCGAGCAGGCGTTTCACGGGCGCAGTGGCTACACCTTGAGTCTGACAAATACGGACCCAGTGAAGACGGCGCACTTTGCGAAGTTTCCCTGGCCGAGGGTGGCGGCGCCTGCGCTGGACTTCAACCTGGCGGAATCGGACCGGGAGAAGGATGCCGCGCGCAAGGAGGCGCAGTGCGAGGCGGTGCTGCGGAATGTGGTGGAGCGTGACCACGAGGACATTGCCGCGATCATCATTGAACCCATTCAAGGTGAGGGCGGCGATCGTCACTTCAGTGCCGCCTGGCTGCGCGCGCTGCGCAAGGTATGCGACGAGCATGACATCCTGCTCATCTTTGATGAAGTGCAGACCGGTGGAGGTACCACGGGGCGCATGTGGTGTTGCCAGCACTTTGGAGTCCTGCCGGACCTGCTGGCCTTCGGCAAGAAGGTGCAGGCGTGTGGGGTGATGGCCGGGCCGCGCCTGGATGAGGTGCCGGATAATGTCTTCCGCCTCTCGGGCCGCATCAATTCCACCTGGGGCGGAAGCCTGGTGGACATGGTGCGCGCCACGCATGTGCTCCGGCTCATCGAGCAGGAGGGGTTGCTGGAGCATGCGGCCTTTGTGGGGGACAAGTTTCTGGAGGCCCTCCGCATCTTCTCAAGCGTGCATCCCGTGATCACGGCGGTGCGTGGGCGTGGGCTCATGATCGCCTTTGACCTGCCCACCCGCCAGATTCGGGACGAGTTCTACAAGGGACTGTACGACCTGGGACTGCTGGCGCTGCGATCCGGGGAACGATCCATCCGCTTCCGTCCGGCATTGGACCTCCCGGAGAGTGCGATTGATCGGACCATTGAGATTCTCGAGAAGCAATGCCGGCGCACTTCGCTTCCCGTCGTGTGA
- the plsY gene encoding glycerol-3-phosphate 1-O-acyltransferase PlsY has protein sequence MPPLLPTFCLVALAWFCGSLPFGYWAGLLKGIDIRKHGSGNIGATNVIRVLGKKIGIPVFALDALKGFLPVFIAAWWMQHREATDVNTATLVAALCAAASVLGHMFTFWLGFKGGKGVATTAGAMLGLAPLVLLIAIIVWVVAFYTTRYVALASILAGFTLPTAAAVLMTINGTWNYVLLAFGIVIAVLVLVRHRSNISRMLAGTENRFERKKKKG, from the coding sequence ATGCCTCCTTTGCTACCCACCTTCTGCCTCGTCGCACTCGCCTGGTTCTGCGGGTCGCTGCCGTTTGGCTACTGGGCGGGACTCTTGAAGGGGATCGACATTCGCAAGCATGGCAGCGGCAACATCGGCGCGACCAATGTGATCCGCGTGCTGGGCAAGAAGATTGGCATCCCGGTCTTTGCGCTGGATGCGTTGAAGGGTTTCCTGCCGGTATTCATCGCCGCTTGGTGGATGCAGCATCGCGAAGCCACCGACGTGAATACCGCCACGCTGGTGGCTGCCCTGTGTGCCGCAGCGTCCGTGCTGGGCCACATGTTCACCTTCTGGCTCGGATTCAAGGGTGGCAAGGGCGTGGCCACGACCGCGGGTGCCATGCTGGGTCTCGCGCCGCTGGTGTTGCTGATTGCCATCATCGTCTGGGTGGTCGCCTTCTACACCACCCGCTATGTGGCTTTGGCATCCATTCTTGCGGGATTCACTCTGCCCACGGCGGCAGCGGTCCTCATGACGATCAACGGCACGTGGAACTATGTGCTGCTGGCCTTTGGCATCGTCATCGCGGTGCTCGTGTTGGTGCGCCATCGCTCGAACATTTCCCGCATGCTCGCTGGCACAGAGAACCGCTTTGAGCGGAAGAAGAAAAAGGGCTGA
- a CDS encoding response regulator: MKLAEFDHPIHTKKILVADDEPAMRELLGEMFRSAGFNHLIFASNGSAVLDLALAENPQLIVLDVMMPRGNGLRALRSLRENSKTASIPVIMMSGFGLGALTSAAEGFTSHFIAKPFTCEELVERASGLLSHRFEESNTGHRMSFGDPAAFV, translated from the coding sequence ATGAAACTCGCGGAATTCGACCATCCGATTCATACCAAGAAGATCCTCGTGGCGGACGATGAACCAGCCATGAGAGAACTGCTTGGGGAAATGTTCAGAAGCGCTGGATTCAACCACCTCATTTTTGCCTCCAACGGCAGTGCGGTGCTGGACCTGGCACTCGCGGAGAATCCCCAGCTCATTGTGCTGGACGTGATGATGCCGCGCGGCAACGGACTGAGAGCTCTGCGCAGCCTCCGGGAGAATTCCAAGACAGCCTCGATTCCGGTGATCATGATGAGTGGTTTCGGCCTCGGCGCGTTGACCAGCGCGGCGGAGGGCTTCACCTCCCATTTCATCGCCAAGCCTTTCACCTGTGAGGAACTGGTGGAGCGCGCCAGCGGCCTGCTTTCGCATCGCTTTGAGGAAAGCAACACTGGTCATCGCATGTCCTTTGGTGATCCGGCGGCGTTCGTTTGA